The following proteins are encoded in a genomic region of Thermococcus henrietii:
- a CDS encoding geranylgeranyl reductase family protein, which yields MRYDVLIIGGGPVGNYLANLLARDYSVAVVERKNSFGGKACTGIIGAENYERLGLPKKAVLNELYGATFYSRIQSFSIGRKSPQAYLVDRKTLERELAKRAMKRGADYLMSTTFKGFKNGKAILQHLGETLEVKADFYVGADGVNSTVAKAMGAKTKAEFLSGYEVEVLGEFERKSVEVWVNKEITPDFFAWVAPIDGETARVGTFGSIEALNRFLRLRRLEPTRILEFKAGTVGFGWRKPWVWGNVALVGDSAIQIKPTTAGGIVYGMLCAEGLRNALLEGRPENYWNYCSWVRRQISFGLRFRKLFLGLDQEAIERIFEVLGSEEAREVIETQADFDDHLRTAKAILKRPKLLAKLIKVSPSLIRALL from the coding sequence ATGAGGTACGACGTCCTAATCATTGGTGGTGGTCCTGTTGGCAATTATCTCGCTAACCTTCTCGCGAGGGATTACAGCGTCGCCGTCGTCGAGAGGAAGAACTCCTTCGGGGGAAAGGCCTGCACCGGCATAATCGGAGCCGAGAACTACGAGAGGCTCGGACTGCCGAAAAAAGCCGTCCTGAACGAGCTCTACGGGGCAACTTTCTACTCGCGAATCCAGAGCTTTTCGATTGGGAGGAAGAGCCCTCAGGCTTACCTCGTGGACAGGAAGACGCTTGAGCGGGAGCTCGCGAAGAGGGCGATGAAGAGGGGCGCCGATTACCTGATGAGCACGACCTTTAAGGGTTTCAAGAACGGGAAAGCTATTCTTCAGCACCTCGGGGAGACGCTTGAGGTAAAGGCGGACTTCTATGTCGGGGCCGACGGCGTGAACAGCACTGTGGCGAAGGCGATGGGAGCGAAGACGAAGGCAGAGTTCCTCAGTGGTTACGAGGTTGAGGTTCTTGGCGAGTTCGAGAGGAAGAGCGTTGAGGTCTGGGTTAACAAGGAGATAACGCCCGACTTCTTCGCGTGGGTGGCGCCGATAGACGGCGAAACTGCCAGAGTTGGAACCTTCGGGAGCATAGAGGCCCTGAACAGGTTTCTACGGCTCAGAAGGTTAGAACCCACGAGGATTCTCGAGTTCAAGGCCGGAACCGTCGGCTTCGGCTGGAGGAAGCCCTGGGTATGGGGCAACGTGGCACTCGTTGGTGATTCCGCCATTCAGATAAAACCGACGACCGCCGGGGGGATAGTCTACGGAATGCTCTGCGCCGAGGGCCTGAGGAATGCCTTACTCGAGGGCAGGCCCGAGAACTACTGGAACTACTGCTCGTGGGTGAGGAGGCAGATAAGCTTTGGCCTCAGGTTCAGAAAGCTCTTCCTCGGCCTCGACCAGGAGGCGATAGAGAGAATCTTCGAGGTCCTGGGGAGTGAAGAGGCGAGGGAGGTAATTGAGACGCAGGCGGACTTCGACGACCACCTGAGGACGGCCAAGGCGATACTCAAGAGGCCCAAGCTCCTCGCAAAGCTCATAAAGGTCAGCCCGAGCCTGATTAGGGCGTTGCTGTGA
- a CDS encoding ASCH domain-containing protein, giving the protein MRWKMGLQEEYLKAIAEGKKRIEGRLYDEKRQAIKPGDEIVFENKLVCVVKDLRVYSSFREMLEKEGLENVLPGVKSIEEGVKVYRRFYSEEKERKYGVVAIEVEPVAWIGEPLE; this is encoded by the coding sequence ATGAGGTGGAAGATGGGCCTTCAGGAGGAGTACTTAAAGGCGATAGCCGAGGGGAAGAAGCGGATTGAAGGCAGATTGTACGACGAGAAGAGGCAGGCCATAAAGCCGGGCGACGAGATAGTCTTCGAGAACAAGCTCGTCTGCGTCGTAAAGGACCTGAGGGTTTATTCCTCCTTCAGAGAGATGCTGGAGAAGGAGGGCCTTGAGAACGTCCTGCCAGGAGTGAAGAGCATTGAAGAGGGCGTCAAGGTCTACAGGCGCTTTTATTCCGAGGAGAAGGAGAGGAAGTACGGCGTGGTCGCGATAGAGGTCGAGCCTGTTGCGTGGATTGGAGAACCGTTAGAATGA
- a CDS encoding DUF433 domain-containing protein → MMIDDRIEINPKKMGGKPVIKGTRIPVYFILELLANGWSFEDILESYPQLTKEDLNALLEG, encoded by the coding sequence ATGATGATTGACGACAGAATTGAGATAAACCCCAAGAAAATGGGCGGTAAGCCCGTCATCAAGGGGACGAGGATTCCCGTTTACTTCATACTCGAACTCCTCGCAAACGGCTGGAGCTTTGAGGACATACTTGAGAGCTATCCACAGCTGACGAAGGAAGACCTAAACGCTCTTCTCGAAGGTTAA
- a CDS encoding carboxypeptidase M32: protein MESVFQNETIKEILAKYRRIWAIGHAQSVLGWDMEVNMPREGILERSVAQGELSVLSQEFLLKPDFVELVEKAKGLEDLNEYERGVVRVLDRSIRISKAFPPEFLREMSEVTSQATKAWEEAKRSNDYSKFEPWLDRIIDLAKRAADYLGYEDEPYDALLDMFEEGTTTKDVTRMFDKLEKELKPLLEKIMEEGKVPREHPLEKEKYEREQMERVNLWILEKFGFPLGVRSRLDVSAHPFTTEFGIRDVRITTRYEGYDFRRTVLSTVHEFGHALYELQQDERFMFSPIAGGVSLGIHESQSRFWENIIGRSREFAGLIYPVLKENLPFMSKYTPEDVYLYFNIVRPDFIRTEADVVTYNFHILLRFKLERMMLNEGVKARDLPELWNEEMEKLLGIRPKTYAEGILQDIHWAHGTIGYFPTYSIGTLLASQLYYHMKKDIPDFEDKVAKAEFEPIKAWLREKIHRWGSIYPPKELLRKAIGEELNPDYFIRWVKERYL from the coding sequence ATGGAGAGCGTCTTCCAGAACGAGACGATTAAGGAGATTCTGGCCAAGTACAGGAGGATATGGGCGATAGGTCACGCCCAGAGCGTCCTTGGCTGGGACATGGAGGTCAACATGCCCAGGGAGGGAATCCTTGAGAGGAGCGTAGCCCAGGGCGAGCTTTCGGTTCTCAGCCAGGAGTTCCTCCTCAAGCCGGACTTTGTCGAGCTCGTTGAGAAGGCGAAAGGTTTGGAGGACCTTAACGAGTACGAACGCGGTGTCGTTCGGGTTCTCGACCGCTCGATAAGGATAAGCAAGGCCTTCCCGCCGGAGTTCCTCAGGGAGATGAGCGAAGTCACGAGCCAGGCAACGAAGGCCTGGGAAGAGGCGAAGAGAAGTAACGACTACTCCAAGTTCGAGCCCTGGCTCGACAGGATAATAGACCTCGCCAAGCGTGCCGCTGACTATCTTGGCTACGAGGACGAGCCCTATGACGCTCTGCTGGACATGTTCGAGGAGGGCACCACGACAAAGGACGTTACGAGGATGTTCGACAAGCTCGAGAAGGAGCTTAAGCCCCTCCTTGAGAAGATAATGGAGGAAGGCAAGGTCCCGAGGGAGCACCCGCTCGAGAAGGAGAAGTATGAGAGGGAGCAGATGGAGAGGGTGAACCTTTGGATTCTCGAGAAGTTCGGCTTCCCGCTCGGCGTCCGCTCCCGCTTGGACGTCTCCGCCCACCCGTTCACGACCGAGTTCGGAATCAGGGACGTGAGAATAACCACCAGATACGAGGGCTACGACTTCAGGAGAACCGTTCTCAGCACCGTCCACGAGTTCGGACATGCCCTCTACGAGCTCCAGCAGGACGAGCGCTTCATGTTCAGCCCCATAGCCGGTGGCGTCTCCCTTGGAATCCACGAGAGCCAGAGCAGGTTCTGGGAGAACATCATCGGACGCTCAAGGGAGTTCGCGGGGCTAATCTACCCCGTCCTGAAGGAGAACCTGCCCTTCATGTCCAAGTACACGCCGGAGGACGTTTATCTCTACTTCAACATCGTTCGCCCGGACTTCATCAGGACTGAAGCCGACGTCGTCACCTACAACTTCCACATACTCCTACGCTTCAAGCTCGAGAGGATGATGCTCAACGAGGGCGTTAAGGCCAGGGATTTACCGGAGCTCTGGAACGAGGAGATGGAGAAGCTCCTCGGCATAAGGCCTAAGACCTACGCGGAGGGAATCCTCCAGGACATCCACTGGGCGCACGGAACGATAGGCTACTTCCCGACCTACAGCATCGGAACGCTCCTCGCGAGCCAGCTCTACTACCACATGAAGAAGGACATCCCGGACTTCGAGGACAAGGTAGCTAAAGCGGAGTTCGAGCCCATCAAGGCCTGGCTGAGGGAGAAGATACACCGCTGGGGAAGCATCTACCCGCCGAAGGAGCTCCTCAGAAAGGCCATCGGCGAGGAGCTGAACCCGGACTACTTCATCAGGTGGGTGAAGGAGAGGTATCTGTGA
- a CDS encoding CGP-CTERM sorting domain-containing protein, with translation MVRYPTGFLGYSWGCNCTLEIQNGRISKVLPYVPFAVGVNGKFYPLFKPAKVTPQPVPLRICLNFTTATSTASGETTTKTICGPGLVIILAVTATVLKRLQKWGE, from the coding sequence ATGGTGCGCTATCCGACTGGATTCCTGGGTTACTCCTGGGGCTGTAACTGCACTTTGGAGATTCAAAACGGGAGAATTTCAAAGGTTCTCCCCTACGTTCCCTTTGCCGTAGGAGTGAACGGAAAGTTCTACCCCCTGTTCAAACCTGCTAAGGTGACTCCCCAGCCGGTTCCGCTGAGGATTTGCTTGAACTTTACTACTGCGACGAGCACAGCTTCGGGAGAAACGACGACAAAAACCATCTGCGGGCCGGGCCTCGTCATCATCCTCGCCGTTACCGCGACTGTCCTCAAACGACTGCAGAAATGGGGTGAGTAA
- a CDS encoding DUF4855 domain-containing protein: MSKFGLWWVRWDNGVYISRMTLGGRVPTSYDEVAHWFKSRGFDRVVFIGNQGENIGYTGNGYEDGRYLALWIMSHISSIKYYVTIPFSRYGSKKLRDDPSEGFANSYWKDWIDGVLSVFDSNRLGFYWSYESCLQATPHDEANVTEEFIREMSRYIHNHGQEFIWIPATGSGTSARGVSYLNDPDYDGIPKIGGYFDYVFVQPNYYEYSKVDEEGNPHLPYTYEKLVEKIRWICEELPKKINNPNTTVSIEMEADRTVLGIHCTSPRDCPEGMNCDSNIHTCYEHCRDYHPQKAINYALDYVRALKDIDWKPSDLAYYFSTDFKVIDTLQEQCWRELNEPYV; this comes from the coding sequence ATGTCGAAGTTTGGTCTGTGGTGGGTTAGGTGGGATAATGGTGTGTACATATCACGAATGACTCTTGGAGGCAGGGTACCGACCTCCTATGATGAGGTTGCCCATTGGTTTAAGAGTAGGGGTTTTGACAGGGTCGTGTTCATTGGTAACCAAGGAGAGAACATTGGCTACACAGGCAATGGGTACGAGGATGGTCGCTATCTGGCTCTCTGGATTATGTCCCATATCAGCTCAATAAAGTACTACGTCACGATACCGTTCTCCCGGTACGGGAGTAAAAAGCTGAGAGATGACCCATCCGAGGGTTTCGCCAACTCCTACTGGAAGGACTGGATTGATGGCGTTCTTAGTGTCTTTGACAGTAACAGGCTCGGCTTCTACTGGAGTTACGAGAGCTGTCTCCAAGCAACTCCCCATGATGAAGCCAACGTTACTGAGGAGTTTATTCGGGAAATGTCGAGGTACATCCACAATCATGGCCAAGAATTCATCTGGATTCCCGCAACAGGAAGCGGAACTTCTGCTAGAGGGGTGTCCTATTTGAATGACCCGGATTACGATGGGATTCCTAAGATTGGGGGCTACTTTGACTACGTTTTCGTCCAGCCAAACTACTACGAGTACTCAAAGGTCGATGAAGAAGGGAATCCCCACTTACCCTATACCTACGAGAAGCTCGTGGAGAAAATCCGCTGGATTTGCGAGGAGCTTCCCAAGAAAATTAACAACCCGAATACAACAGTCTCAATAGAAATGGAAGCCGACAGGACCGTACTGGGAATTCACTGTACCAGTCCAAGGGACTGTCCAGAAGGTATGAACTGTGATTCTAATATTCATACTTGTTATGAACACTGCAGAGATTACCATCCCCAAAAGGCAATCAACTACGCCTTAGATTATGTTAGAGCACTAAAGGATATAGACTGGAAGCCATCGGACTTGGCATACTACTTCAGTACAGATTTCAAAGTAATAGACACCCTTCAAGAGCAGTGCTGGAGGGAACTTAATGAGCCATATGTTTAG